In Crinalium epipsammum PCC 9333, the following are encoded in one genomic region:
- a CDS encoding hybrid sensor histidine kinase/response regulator, which produces MSKLNHNIALNNALVKWWNELAWQGIFTTDANLNIYSWNHWLEMRTGYSAREMIGRNLLLVYPELVARQLDRFYDQALNGQVAILSQSLHGYLLATPPNSSYSTLTNMLQSARIAPLIEDHQVIGTLTIIEDVTEKVMREAELQHQIESIERAELTWRSTHARLQHLLTSSPAVIYTCQPDGDYCTTFVSNNVMAQLGYPAQHFLQKPKFSDSYIHSADVPHILAELPCLFVQGYHLLEYRFLQEDGSYRWIRDEMKLVRNPDGSVQEIVGAWYDITESKNTQAQLQEQAALLNIIRDAIVVQDLKKEILFCNKAAEKLYGWKAEEAVGKNSNQLLYKTVIDQVENANQTVLQEGEWQGELYLSAKDGRDIIVDSNWTLVRDERGNPKYILTVNTDITEKKQLQTQFLRTQRMESLGTLAGGIAHDLNNVLTPILMSVQLLQLKLEDEQSQEWLDILEANVKRGAALVKQVLSFARGCEGERKLIQVRHLISEIKQIVKETFPKYIELHTDIISDLWSVSGDATQLHQVLVNLCVNARDAMPNGGKLSIGAQNIYLDENYARMNIEAKVGHYIAITVSDTGIGIKNEILDRIFEPFFTTKELGQGTGLGLSTVIGIVKSHGGFVKVSSKVAEGTEFKVYLPAVQENVIEQLENLQLPQGNGELILVVDDEAPIREITEIALQKYSYRVLTASDGIEALALYAQHKDEISLVLIDMMMPYMDGLTTIRTLKRINPNVKIIAVSGLISQFKIEDFESINVKTFLSKPYIANELLTTLHDVLNV; this is translated from the coding sequence ATGAGCAAATTAAATCATAATATAGCATTGAATAACGCCCTTGTTAAGTGGTGGAATGAACTAGCATGGCAAGGAATTTTTACCACCGATGCCAACTTAAATATTTATAGCTGGAATCATTGGCTAGAAATGCGTACTGGATACAGTGCTAGGGAAATGATTGGGCGAAATTTGCTCTTAGTTTATCCAGAATTAGTTGCACGTCAATTAGATCGCTTTTACGATCAAGCATTAAATGGACAAGTAGCCATTTTATCCCAATCTTTACATGGGTATTTATTGGCAACACCTCCAAATTCTAGCTATAGCACTTTAACAAATATGTTACAAAGTGCTAGAATTGCACCTTTAATAGAAGATCACCAAGTAATCGGTACACTTACAATTATTGAAGATGTCACTGAAAAAGTGATGCGCGAAGCCGAGTTACAACACCAAATTGAGTCAATAGAAAGAGCCGAATTAACTTGGCGATCAACTCATGCGCGTCTGCAACATTTACTAACATCTAGTCCAGCAGTTATTTATACTTGTCAACCTGATGGCGATTATTGTACTACCTTTGTAAGCAACAACGTCATGGCTCAACTTGGGTATCCTGCTCAACACTTCTTACAAAAACCTAAGTTTTCTGATAGTTATATTCACTCAGCAGATGTACCCCATATTTTGGCTGAGTTACCTTGTTTATTTGTACAGGGTTATCATTTACTTGAATACCGCTTTTTGCAGGAAGATGGTAGCTATCGGTGGATACGAGATGAAATGAAACTGGTACGAAACCCAGATGGAAGTGTGCAGGAAATTGTTGGTGCTTGGTATGACATTACTGAATCTAAAAATACGCAAGCACAATTACAAGAGCAAGCTGCATTATTAAATATTATTAGAGATGCTATTGTCGTCCAAGATTTAAAGAAGGAAATTTTATTTTGTAATAAAGCTGCTGAAAAATTATATGGTTGGAAAGCCGAGGAAGCTGTCGGAAAAAATTCTAATCAGCTTTTATATAAAACAGTCATAGATCAAGTAGAAAATGCTAATCAAACTGTACTCCAAGAAGGTGAGTGGCAGGGTGAATTGTATTTATCGGCTAAAGATGGTAGAGATATTATTGTTGACAGCAATTGGACGCTGGTACGGGATGAAAGAGGAAATCCTAAGTATATACTTACTGTTAATACTGATATTACCGAGAAAAAACAACTACAAACTCAATTTCTCCGCACTCAACGGATGGAAAGTTTGGGGACTTTAGCTGGGGGTATTGCCCACGATTTAAATAATGTGCTAACACCTATTTTAATGTCAGTCCAATTATTGCAACTCAAGCTGGAAGATGAGCAGAGTCAAGAGTGGTTAGATATTTTAGAAGCTAACGTTAAACGTGGGGCGGCGCTAGTAAAACAAGTGCTGTCTTTTGCTAGAGGTTGTGAAGGCGAGCGCAAACTTATACAAGTTCGACACTTAATTTCAGAAATTAAACAAATTGTCAAAGAAACATTCCCTAAATATATCGAATTACACACTGATATCATTTCAGATTTGTGGAGTGTTTCTGGAGATGCTACACAATTACACCAAGTATTAGTAAATCTTTGTGTAAATGCTCGCGATGCCATGCCTAATGGTGGAAAATTAAGTATTGGCGCTCAAAATATTTATCTCGATGAAAATTATGCTCGGATGAATATTGAGGCTAAAGTTGGTCATTATATTGCTATTACTGTCTCGGATACCGGAATTGGTATTAAAAATGAAATATTAGATCGGATTTTTGAACCATTTTTCACCACCAAAGAACTTGGTCAAGGAACTGGCTTAGGTTTATCAACAGTTATTGGAATTGTTAAAAGTCATGGGGGTTTTGTCAAGGTATCTAGTAAAGTAGCTGAAGGTACTGAATTTAAGGTATATTTACCAGCCGTTCAAGAAAATGTGATTGAGCAGTTAGAAAATTTACAACTGCCTCAAGGCAACGGAGAATTAATTCTGGTAGTTGATGACGAAGCCCCAATTCGTGAAATCACAGAAATAGCTTTGCAAAAGTATTCTTATCGAGTATTAACTGCAAGTGATGGCATTGAAGCTTTAGCTTTGTATGCACAACACAAAGATGAGATTAGCTTAGTATTAATTGATATGATGATGCCATACATGGATGGCTTAACTACTATCAGAACTTTGAAAAGAATTAATCCTAACGTCAAAATTATTGCTGTAAGTGGGTTAATTTCTCAGTTTAAAATAGAGGATTTTGAAAGTATTAATGTTAAAACATTTTTGTCTAAGCCTTATATCGCGAATGAGTTATTAACTACACTGCATGATGTATTGAATGTTTAA
- a CDS encoding lipoxygenase family protein translates to MPQPYLPQNEPNPEKRNNDLSDQQQAYEYDYKYLPPLVLLKKIPAFENFSAQYIAERVVATSELVPNMLAAKARSFLDPLDDIKDYEDLFTLLPLPEVAKVYQTNNSFAEQRLSGANPFVIRLLDEDDPRSQVLEQIPSFKDDFEPLFDVRKELAAGNIYITDYTGTDEYYRGPSMVQGGTYEKGRKYLPKPLAFFWWQRTGISDRGKLVPIAIQLDASKNSKVYTPTNSKVYTPFEQNPLDWLFAKLCVQIADGNHHEMSSHLCRTHFVMEPIAIGTAHQLAENHPLSLLLRPHFLFMLTNNHLGQQRLINPGGPVDELLAGTLPESMELVKDAYEGWNIKEFAFPTEIKNRGMDNTERLPHYPYRDDGMLVWKAIHTFVSDYVNHFYPTPEDITGDTELQAWAKELSDQSAQTNGGKVKGMPTSFTTVQELIEIVTTIIFICGPQHSAVNYAQDGYMTFAANMPLAAYRDIPKQSHKPQDQPTATPSVAVQTTAEQTTAEQTKAVEITADKATLDQNTVLQKRAVQTTTVEIPEDQITEEQILKLLPPYKRTADQLQSLFVLSAYQYDRLGYYEKAFQQLYNDKFEDVFKDDNNQAIIAIVRQFQQNLNMVEQEIDANNKKRVVPYLYLKPSLILNSISI, encoded by the coding sequence ATGCCACAACCTTATCTTCCCCAAAACGAACCCAATCCAGAGAAGCGCAATAATGACTTGAGCGATCAGCAACAGGCTTATGAGTACGACTATAAGTATCTACCACCTTTGGTATTACTGAAAAAAATACCCGCATTCGAGAATTTCTCGGCTCAATATATTGCGGAACGGGTAGTAGCAACCTCTGAACTGGTTCCAAATATGCTGGCAGCAAAAGCTAGATCTTTTCTAGATCCTCTAGATGATATAAAGGACTATGAAGATTTATTTACACTGTTGCCGTTGCCTGAAGTCGCAAAAGTTTATCAAACAAATAATTCCTTCGCTGAACAACGCCTCTCAGGAGCAAATCCATTCGTGATTCGCCTGCTGGATGAAGATGACCCTCGATCGCAAGTCTTAGAGCAGATTCCTAGTTTTAAAGACGACTTTGAACCATTGTTCGATGTCCGCAAAGAATTAGCGGCTGGGAACATCTATATTACTGACTATACAGGCACTGATGAATATTATCGTGGTCCTTCTATGGTTCAGGGTGGTACTTATGAAAAAGGTCGGAAATATTTACCAAAACCGCTAGCTTTCTTTTGGTGGCAGCGCACTGGGATCAGCGATCGCGGTAAGCTGGTGCCAATCGCTATCCAACTAGATGCCAGCAAGAATAGCAAGGTATATACTCCGACAAATAGCAAGGTATATACTCCCTTTGAGCAGAATCCACTCGATTGGCTATTTGCAAAACTTTGCGTTCAAATAGCAGATGGAAATCACCATGAGATGAGTTCCCACTTATGTCGGACACATTTTGTAATGGAACCGATCGCAATTGGAACTGCTCACCAATTGGCTGAAAATCATCCTCTCAGCCTTCTACTCAGACCACACTTCCTATTCATGTTGACCAATAATCATCTTGGACAGCAAAGGTTAATAAATCCAGGTGGTCCTGTTGATGAGTTGCTGGCTGGTACTTTACCAGAGTCAATGGAGCTAGTTAAGGATGCTTATGAAGGATGGAATATAAAGGAATTTGCCTTTCCAACCGAGATTAAGAATCGGGGAATGGATAATACGGAAAGACTACCTCACTATCCTTACCGAGATGATGGGATGCTTGTTTGGAAAGCTATTCACACTTTTGTATCTGACTATGTTAATCATTTTTACCCAACTCCTGAAGACATCACTGGAGACACTGAATTGCAAGCATGGGCTAAAGAATTGTCCGATCAATCCGCTCAAACTAATGGTGGCAAAGTCAAGGGAATGCCAACAAGTTTTACTACTGTTCAAGAACTGATTGAAATCGTTACTACAATCATCTTTATCTGTGGTCCCCAGCATTCAGCAGTAAACTACGCTCAGGATGGATATATGACTTTTGCCGCTAATATGCCCTTAGCAGCTTACCGTGATATTCCTAAGCAAAGTCACAAGCCTCAAGACCAACCTACAGCAACCCCATCTGTAGCAGTGCAAACTACAGCAGAGCAAACTACAGCAGAGCAAACTAAAGCAGTAGAAATTACAGCAGACAAAGCTACATTAGACCAAAATACAGTATTGCAAAAGAGAGCAGTACAAACTACCACAGTAGAAATTCCAGAAGACCAAATTACAGAAGAACAAATTCTTAAGTTGCTGCCTCCCTACAAGAGAACTGCCGATCAACTGCAAAGTCTCTTTGTTTTGTCAGCCTATCAGTACGACCGATTGGGCTACTATGAAAAAGCCTTTCAACAACTTTATAACGACAAATTTGAGGATGTTTTTAAAGATGACAATAATCAAGCAATTATTGCCATCGTCAGGCAGTTCCAGCAAAATCTGAATATGGTAGAACAAGAAATTGATGCCAATAATAAAAAGCGAGTAGTTCCTTATCTTTACCTAAAACCTTCTCTAATACTCAACAGTATTAGCATTTAG
- a CDS encoding class I SAM-dependent methyltransferase: MEQHEQLTIAEYQATAESFRVGTWDHDVSQNRDALVAAMPRNPGKILDIGCGPGRDLVAFKSQGHTVIGLDATPAFVEMAQQLSGCEVWQQSFLQLNLPPQTFDGIFANASLIHVPRKDMVRVLQDLRAALVANGALIMSMVRGNNEGFSARSTGYRYVAAWEYETLAPCVEQAGFEIIHHYYRPPGLPCEAQSWLVIVARNTKI; the protein is encoded by the coding sequence GTGGAGCAACACGAACAACTGACAATAGCAGAGTACCAAGCAACAGCCGAATCTTTCCGCGTAGGTACTTGGGATCATGATGTTTCTCAAAATCGTGATGCTTTGGTTGCTGCTATGCCAAGAAATCCAGGTAAGATTTTGGATATTGGTTGTGGCCCTGGACGAGATTTAGTTGCTTTCAAAAGTCAGGGACATACAGTTATCGGTTTAGATGCTACACCCGCGTTTGTAGAAATGGCGCAACAATTATCAGGATGTGAGGTGTGGCAGCAGTCGTTTCTGCAATTGAACCTCCCACCACAAACCTTTGATGGTATTTTTGCTAATGCCTCACTAATTCATGTTCCCCGTAAGGATATGGTGAGAGTGTTGCAGGATTTGAGGGCTGCGCTTGTTGCCAACGGCGCACTGATTATGTCTATGGTACGTGGAAACAACGAAGGTTTTAGCGCCCGTTCAACTGGCTATCGTTATGTTGCTGCTTGGGAATATGAAACTTTAGCGCCTTGTGTAGAACAAGCTGGCTTTGAAATTATCCATCACTACTATCGCCCACCTGGTTTGCCTTGTGAAGCCCAATCTTGGCTAGTTATAGTAGCTCGTAACACTAAAATTTGA
- a CDS encoding SDR family oxidoreductase, giving the protein MTNEPYIFLAGASRGVGQQIAFRLMEQNRRVKAMLRTETTRADLEAMGIKVVMGDALNVADVEQAMLGDEPIDTVISTIGGLPQDGQRSDFLGNKNLIDAAVKANVKKFILITSIGTGNSANAIPPQAMQALAPVLAEKDQAEKHLIASGLTYTIIRPGGLKSEPATGNGILTEDPNVAGTIHRADVAHLVCECISEKANNKTLSAIDRNMMYGQPDFEVFSLT; this is encoded by the coding sequence ATGACAAATGAACCTTATATTTTTCTAGCTGGTGCTAGTCGCGGAGTTGGTCAGCAAATCGCTTTTCGCCTGATGGAACAAAACCGCCGAGTTAAAGCAATGTTGCGAACAGAAACAACTCGCGCAGATTTAGAGGCGATGGGGATTAAAGTAGTGATGGGTGATGCCTTGAATGTCGCAGATGTGGAACAAGCAATGCTAGGCGATGAACCTATTGATACAGTAATTAGCACAATTGGTGGCTTACCGCAAGATGGTCAAAGATCTGATTTTTTGGGTAATAAGAATTTAATTGATGCTGCTGTCAAAGCTAATGTTAAAAAGTTTATCCTGATTACATCAATCGGTACTGGTAACAGTGCCAATGCTATTCCACCCCAAGCTATGCAAGCACTCGCGCCTGTTTTAGCCGAAAAAGACCAAGCAGAAAAGCATTTAATTGCTAGTGGTCTTACCTATACTATTATTCGCCCAGGTGGATTAAAGTCTGAACCTGCAACGGGTAATGGTATTTTGACAGAAGATCCGAATGTTGCAGGAACTATTCACCGTGCCGATGTAGCGCATTTAGTGTGTGAGTGTATATCAGAAAAGGCAAATAATAAAACACTATCAGCGATAGACCGCAATATGATGTATGGTCAGCCAGATTTTGAAGTATTTAGCTTGACGTAA
- a CDS encoding DUF29 domain-containing protein, whose product MSTLYDQDFYAWTQEQAILLQKHNWEQIDLANLIEEIQTLGRQERKELRNRLGLLLGHLLKWQFQPQRRSNSWVATIREQRRRIIDLLEESPSLQSYLEEALQVGYADGIDLAVQETNLPYETFPTFSPYTLDQALDAEYLPD is encoded by the coding sequence ATGAGTACCCTATACGACCAAGATTTCTATGCTTGGACACAAGAACAAGCTATATTGCTGCAAAAACACAACTGGGAGCAAATAGACTTAGCTAATTTAATTGAGGAAATTCAAACTTTGGGTAGACAGGAGCGTAAAGAATTAAGAAACCGTCTCGGATTATTGCTAGGGCATCTCCTCAAATGGCAATTTCAACCACAACGCCGTAGTAATAGCTGGGTAGCAACGATTCGAGAGCAACGGCGCAGGATAATAGATTTACTTGAAGAAAGTCCTAGTTTACAATCGTACCTGGAAGAAGCATTGCAAGTTGGTTATGCAGATGGCATTGACTTGGCAGTGCAGGAAACCAATTTGCCATACGAAACATTCCCAACATTTTCTCCCTACACATTAGACCAAGCTTTAGACGCTGAATACTTACCGGATTGA
- the petN gene encoding cytochrome b6-f complex subunit PetN, which translates to MDILTLGWVSLLVLFTWSIAMVIWGRNGF; encoded by the coding sequence ATGGATATTTTGACGCTGGGTTGGGTTTCACTGCTAGTGCTGTTCACTTGGTCAATTGCAATGGTAATTTGGGGTCGTAACGGTTTTTAG
- the glf gene encoding UDP-galactopyranose mutase, with protein MTQKEIEIKNNGSSNVMSQQMRQTSMQTSKLDKISSKNNTTNLKVATETPDLVCLSHLRWNFVFQRPQHLLTRCTQGRRVFFIEEPMFTTDAVGRLDVTQHKSGVWVVVPYLQEGLSGDAIASAQKVLLDALFAEHNIAQYICWYYTPMAMSFTQHLNPLAVVYDCMDELSAFKGASPALKEYEAELFRRADLVYTGGQSLYEAKRNQHPNVYAFPSSVDVPHFAAARNITSDPEDQANIPHPRLGFYGVIDERMDLELIDGIAQSRPDWHLVIIGPVVKIDPVSLPQRENIHYLGGKNYPELPSYLAGWDLAMLPFARNESTRFISPTKTPEYLSAGKPVVSTSIRDVVRPYGQEKLVHIADTVEEFVAAAEVAMQQDTKESEWLNRVDAFLEQTSWDRTWTSMLQLIDSAMAAKNSTNGKAGQAAGTQAPGTVTREFLFDYLIVGAGFSGSVLADRLARQSGKKVLVVDKRSHIAGNAYDHYDNSGVLVHKYGPHIFHTNSREVFEYLSQFTEWRSYEHRVLASVDGQLVPIPINLDTINKLYGMNLTSFQVEDFFRSVAEPQEYIRTSEDVVVSKVGRELYEKFFRNYTRKQWGLDPSELDKSVIARIPTRTNRDDRYFTDTYQAMPLHGFTRMFENMLSHPNIKVMLNTDYREIQKGIPCREIIYSGPVDEFFDNRYGKLPYRSLEFKHETHNQSVFQAAPVVNYPNEQLYTRITEFKYLTGQEHNKTSIVYEFPRAEGDPYYPVPRPENAELYKKYKELADNTPGVHFVGRLATYKYYNMDQVVAQALTVYNSISAKQKSAGMR; from the coding sequence ATGACTCAAAAAGAAATTGAAATAAAAAACAATGGTAGCAGCAACGTTATGTCACAGCAGATGCGACAAACATCAATGCAGACATCTAAATTAGATAAGATTTCATCAAAAAATAATACTACTAATTTAAAAGTCGCTACAGAAACGCCTGATTTAGTGTGCTTATCCCACTTGCGTTGGAACTTTGTATTCCAAAGACCGCAACATCTTTTAACACGCTGCACTCAAGGAAGGCGGGTCTTTTTTATCGAAGAACCAATGTTTACCACAGATGCAGTAGGACGGCTAGACGTTACTCAGCATAAGAGCGGAGTTTGGGTTGTAGTACCTTACTTGCAAGAGGGGTTGAGTGGAGATGCGATCGCATCCGCTCAAAAAGTACTACTTGATGCCTTATTTGCAGAACACAACATCGCTCAGTACATCTGCTGGTACTACACGCCAATGGCGATGTCTTTTACGCAACACCTCAATCCACTAGCAGTTGTCTACGATTGCATGGATGAGTTGTCCGCGTTTAAAGGTGCATCACCAGCACTCAAAGAATATGAAGCAGAACTCTTCCGTCGTGCTGACTTAGTATATACAGGTGGACAAAGCCTTTACGAAGCCAAGCGCAATCAGCACCCCAACGTTTATGCTTTTCCCAGCAGCGTAGATGTGCCACACTTTGCTGCTGCCAGAAACATTACCTCTGATCCAGAAGACCAAGCAAATATTCCCCATCCACGTTTAGGATTCTATGGCGTAATAGATGAACGGATGGATCTTGAACTAATTGACGGTATTGCCCAATCACGCCCCGATTGGCATCTAGTGATAATTGGGCCAGTTGTTAAAATTGACCCAGTAAGCTTACCACAACGGGAAAATATCCATTATCTCGGCGGTAAAAATTATCCAGAATTGCCTTCCTATCTAGCAGGGTGGGATTTGGCAATGCTACCGTTTGCGCGTAACGAGTCAACCCGCTTTATTAGTCCTACAAAAACTCCAGAATACTTGTCAGCAGGTAAACCTGTAGTTTCTACCTCAATTAGAGATGTAGTTCGTCCTTACGGACAAGAAAAACTTGTACATATTGCAGATACCGTTGAGGAGTTTGTTGCTGCGGCTGAAGTAGCAATGCAACAAGATACCAAAGAGTCAGAATGGCTGAATCGAGTTGATGCCTTCCTAGAACAAACTTCTTGGGATCGCACTTGGACATCTATGCTACAGCTAATTGACTCAGCAATGGCTGCCAAAAATTCTACTAATGGCAAGGCAGGGCAAGCAGCAGGTACACAAGCACCTGGCACTGTTACTAGAGAGTTTTTATTCGACTATTTAATTGTCGGCGCAGGCTTTTCTGGTAGTGTCTTAGCAGACCGCCTAGCAAGACAATCTGGCAAAAAAGTATTGGTTGTAGATAAGCGTAGTCACATTGCAGGGAACGCTTATGACCACTACGATAATTCTGGTGTACTTGTCCATAAATACGGTCCCCACATCTTCCATACCAACTCAAGGGAAGTCTTCGAGTATCTTTCACAGTTTACCGAATGGCGTTCTTACGAACATCGTGTACTTGCTAGCGTTGATGGTCAATTGGTTCCAATTCCTATTAACCTCGACACCATCAACAAATTGTATGGAATGAATCTTACCTCGTTCCAAGTGGAAGATTTTTTCCGGTCGGTAGCAGAACCTCAAGAATACATCCGCACCTCAGAAGATGTAGTAGTGAGTAAAGTAGGACGGGAACTCTACGAGAAATTTTTCCGCAACTACACCCGCAAACAATGGGGACTTGACCCATCAGAACTGGATAAATCAGTAATTGCCCGTATCCCTACTCGTACTAACCGCGACGATCGCTATTTTACCGATACATACCAGGCAATGCCACTGCATGGATTTACACGGATGTTCGAGAATATGTTATCTCACCCGAACATCAAAGTTATGTTGAACACAGATTATCGGGAAATCCAAAAAGGGATTCCTTGTCGTGAAATTATCTATAGTGGCCCTGTAGATGAATTCTTTGATAATCGTTACGGCAAACTGCCATACCGTTCCTTGGAGTTCAAGCATGAGACACACAACCAGTCTGTGTTTCAGGCAGCACCTGTAGTTAATTATCCCAACGAACAACTATATACTCGCATCACAGAGTTTAAATACTTGACAGGACAGGAACACAATAAAACTAGCATTGTTTATGAGTTCCCCCGTGCTGAAGGTGATCCTTACTATCCTGTACCACGTCCAGAAAATGCCGAACTCTATAAAAAATACAAAGAGTTGGCTGATAACACACCAGGCGTGCATTTTGTAGGACGCTTGGCGACTTACAAATACTACAACATGGATCAAGTCGTGGCTCAAGCGTTGACTGTTTACAACTCAATCAGCGCCAAGCAAAAATCAGCAGGTATGCGATAA